The stretch of DNA CGGAGAATATTCTCTTCCGTAGTAGATGATTTGGATGTGTAATTTATTCCATAATTCCTTAGGGAAAATACGTTTCGCATCTTTTTCGACCAATTCAACGGTCTTTCCATTGCTTAATTTCCATAAACGTAATAAGCGGAAAATATGAGTGTCAACTGGGAAAGCAGGATGACCAAACCATTGCGACATCACAACCGAAGCTGTTTTATGACCCACTCCAGGTAAAGCTTCTAATTCTTCGAAACTTTCAGGAACTTCGCCATCGTATTTTTCGACTAAAATTTCGGCTAATTTTTTAATGTTCTTGGCTTTGGTATTCGATAAACCAATCTGACGGATATAATATTTGATTTCATCCACTTCTAATCGTGCCATAGCTTTGGCATTGGCGGCTTTGGCAAATAATTCGGGCGTCACTTCATTCACTTTTTTATCAGTGGTTTGAGCCGATAACAACACCGCAATTAACAACGTAAAGGCGTCTTGGTGATCCAAAGGGATGGGAGGGACAGGATATAATTTTTCCAATTCGTCAATCACGTATTGGATGCGTTCTTTCTTTAACATCATCAGCTAAAAATCTTTGGGGTAAAAATAGAAAATCCTCCTCAGAGAGAAGGATTGTACTTATTTAAATTTCTTATCGTAGAATTCAAAAGGTTTTGTTACATCAAAATACAACTTGATTTCATTACCTTGCTCATCTTTTGTTTCTAATAAATCGTAGGAGCGCTTCTGATGATGATGTAACGATTGTTTTTGGGAACGTAGTCCCAAGGCATATAAAATACTATACTCATGTCTTGCATTAATTACATCAATAGCTGTTTCCATACTTTGACCATCACCAGTTAAAAATAGGGCATCCAATAATTTATGGTAAACGTTGATGATTTTTTCAACAATAGGAAGATTTTCTTCAAATGAATGAATAAAGGCTAAAATCTCTGTCGTTTTTAAATCCACCAAAGGTTTTTCTTTATAAATTGTTGTATAATATTCTTTTACTATTTGAATATCTGCAGGAGTGAGTTGTTCATTCTTCGATTCAATAGCAATAATATTTTGCGGTGTTTCAATCGTTTCAAATACATCAAAATCTTTTTGAAAAATTCTACCATAA from Faecalibacter sp. LW9 encodes:
- the nth gene encoding endonuclease III, with the protein product MLKKERIQYVIDELEKLYPVPPIPLDHQDAFTLLIAVLLSAQTTDKKVNEVTPELFAKAANAKAMARLEVDEIKYYIRQIGLSNTKAKNIKKLAEILVEKYDGEVPESFEELEALPGVGHKTASVVMSQWFGHPAFPVDTHIFRLLRLWKLSNGKTVELVEKDAKRIFPKELWNKLHIQIIYYGREYSPARGWSLEKDYITRTMFQKNESN
- a CDS encoding DUF4919 domain-containing protein, coding for MNKLISFLLLLMPLVFSVNAQEVDFRTVDYPAIEKMITDKNSDFYYPTLIERFQKMDTTMTVEHLYHFYYGRIFQKDFDVFETIETPQNIIAIESKNEQLTPADIQIVKEYYTTIYKEKPLVDLKTTEILAFIHSFEENLPIVEKIINVYHKLLDALFLTGDGQSMETAIDVINARHEYSILYALGLRSQKQSLHHHQKRSYDLLETKDEQGNEIKLYFDVTKPFEFYDKKFK